In Odontesthes bonariensis isolate fOdoBon6 chromosome 22, fOdoBon6.hap1, whole genome shotgun sequence, one genomic interval encodes:
- the glis3 gene encoding zinc finger protein GLIS3: MSGKGCQLLVSPCSVSPSLSMIRGHQSQSIRMPMSSPQLTSHSPSSGRMEKVKKGAIHSLSSVKASEGHVVLPTLSLRRQVLINGKHLTGPTAPTQPQAPPQNIAVTATKPTRLSSSHKNFKADCAESSLDVFGQAAAANLTVTSSPMSVVTGQPYTAGPASLQPPSSHTVPILHAEVRSLPSRESLASTTLSLFETQSVFSGRHDWPYGYRVLPPLGLPQCSTQANEGGEQFSLSLGTAMSGTTMSGGTSTSASLPSYLFAGDVGSPKQSCAKKRALSMSPLSDVIGADFNSIIRTSPTSLVAYINGPRSSTSSHLTLSPVQSEGYGHFLGVRGRCIPHNHPYSMTGSSQALAPQSECGRMQLLEEGGGLESQMANMMVEQQCLPDEGAGAVLEKVSDSCSQTNNNMLPPLQLEPAPLTTVQAAATPHGPPPPYHSHQHVHLSRHHFKIKPPSHDPVTHLLPHRQGVTFLPQIAMLEEEEGELEDYGAHCCRWMDCSAVYDQKKELVRHIEKLHVDQRKAEDFTCYWVHCPRNFKPFNARYKLLIHMRIHSGEKPNKCSFEGCKKAFSRLENLKIHLRSHTGEKPYLCQHPGCHKAFSNSSDRAKHQRTHLDTKPYACQVPGCAKRYTDPSSLRKHMKSHSTKEQQLRKKMKSSADATQDTLIDCLTIHPLHPNFSPLARLDNSLNLSPGASHESYSAAPQGQDCYSRPHLALMFPLQDNYRFVDPSPHQQLIPGDPCGPCSSTCLPHPPSGPSLQNNCDLMQLGQPPDGVDRSPGFGIDIQAGAASANQELHDGDYFSVEHGTSEVPCIFTHG, from the exons ATGAGTGGAAAGGGCTGTCAGCTCCTGGTCTCTCCTTGCAGTGTATCCCCATCACTAAGCATGATCAGAGGGCACCAGTCCCAATCCATCAGGATGCCCATGTCTTCCCCACAGCTGACAAGTCACAGCCCCTCATCAGGGAGAATGGAGAAAGTGAAAAAAGGGGCTATCCATTCTTTAAGTTCGGTGAAAGCCAGTGAAGGCCATGTTGTCCTGCCAACCCTGAGCCTACGCAGACAGGTGCTGATCAATGGAAAACATCTAACCGGGCCAACTGCACCCACACAGCCGCAAGCACCTCCTCAGAACATAGCAGTGACAGCTACCAAACCCACAAGACTCAGCTCGTCTCACAAAAATTTTAAAG CAGATTGCGCAGAGTCCTCTCTGGATGTATTTGGTCAGGCAGCTGCTGCTAACCTAACAGTGACGAGTAGTCCCATGAGTGTTGTCACAGGCCAGCCATATACTGCAGGGCCTGCAAGCCTTCAGCCCCCTTCCTCTCATACTGTGCCAATTCTCCACGCTGAAGTCAG GTCTTTACCGTCCAGAGAATCCCTGGCATCTACCACTCTCAGCCTGTTTGAAACGCAGTCAGTGTTTAGTGGCAGACATGACTGGCCATATGGTTACCGTGTGCTTCCTCCCCTGGGACTACCTCAGTGCTCTACCCAGGCCAATGAGGGCGGTGAGCAGTTCAGCCTGTCCCTTGGCACCGCCATGTCGGGTACCACCATGTCAGGTGGCACGAGCACTTCTGCCTCTCTGCCTTCATACCTTTTTGCAGGTGACGTCGGAAGCCCCAAACAATCTTGTGCTAAAAAGAGAGCTCTCTCCATGTCGCCTTTGTCAGATGTTATAGGTGCTGATTTCAACTCCATTATACGCACCTCACCTACCTCACTTGTGGCCTATATCAATGGTCCCCGCAGCTCCACATCCTCCCACTTGACACTCTCACCTGTTCAGTCCGAGGGATATGGTCACTTCCTGGGAGTGAGAGGTCGCTGCATCCCCCACAACCATCCCTACAGCATGACGGGGTCTTCACAAGCTCTGGCCCCACAGTCAGAGTGTGGTCGTATGCAGCTGCTTGAAGAGGGAGGGGGTCTGGAGAGTCAGATGGCTAACATGATGGTGGAGCAGCAGTGCCTCCCAGATGAAGGAGCAGGAGCAGTTCTGGAGAAGGTTTCAGACAGCTGCAGCCAAACTAACAACAATATGCTGCCACCTCTACAGCTAGAGCCAGCTCCTCTGACTACTGTCCAAGCAGCTGCTACTCCACACGGGCCTCCACCACCCTACCACTCACATCAACACGTTCACCTCTCCAGACATCACTTCAAAATAAAGCCCCCTTCTCATGACCCAGTCACACACCTGCTTCCTCACAGGCAGGGTGTCACTTTCTTACCCCAAATTGCAAtgctggaggaggaagaaggagagCTGGAGGACTACGGTGCCCACTGCTGTCGGTGGATGGATTGCAGTGCAGTTTACGACCAAAAGAAGGAGCTGGTAAGGCACATAGAGAAGCTACATGTGGACCAGCGAAAGGCCGAGGATTTCACATGTTACTGGGTGCACTGTCCACGCAACTTCAAGCCATTCAATGCCAGATACAAGCTTCTCATCCACATGAGGATCCattcaggagagaaacccaaCAAATGCTCG TTTGAAGGATGTAAGAAGGCTTTCTCTCGGCTTGAAAATCTGAAGATCCACCTGCGCAGCCACACGGGGGAGAAACCCTACCTGTGTCAGCACCCAGGATGCCACAAGGCTTTCAGCAACTCAAGTGACAGGGCTAAACACCAGCGTACACACCTGGACACA AAGCCATATGCGTGCCAGGTGCCTGGCTGTGCAAAGCGTTACACTGATCCCAGTTCACTGAGGAAACATATGAAGTCCCATTCTACGAAAGAGCAACAGCTACGGAAGAAG ATGAAATCCTCTGCCGATGCAACCCAAGACACCCTGATAGACTGTTTAACCATCCACCCCCTACATCCAAACTTCTCCCCTCTGGCAAGGCTAGACAACAGCTTGAACTTATCTCCCGGTGCGTCCCATGAGTCATACTCTG CTGCACCACAAGGACAAGACTGCTACAGCAGACCTCACCTGGCCCTGATGTTCCCCTTACAAGATAACTACAG gtttgTTGATCCTTCCCCTCATCAGCAGCTTATCCCAGGGGACCCATGTGGGCCTTGCTCCTCCACCTGCCTCCCGCATCCTCCCAGCGGACCATCCCTGCAGAACAACTGTGATCTGATGCAGCTCGGCCAGCCTCCTGATGGGGTAGATCGCAGCCCAG GATTTGGGATCGACATTCAAGCTGGAGCTGCATCTGCAAACCAAGAATTGCACGACGGGGATTACTTCAGTGTGGAACATGGCACAAGTGAAGTCCCCTGCATCTTTACACATGGATGA